The genomic stretch CCAATAGCGACGGTGCGATGTCTTTGAGTGCGCCGCCAGGTGACAGGCGAGCAGGACGGCCCACGTAGCAGAACGGTACCAAGTCGGTGGTGTGCTGTGTGTGTGGCTGGCCAGAGTTTTTGTCGTACATCATCTCGCAATTGCCATGATCGGCCGTGATCAATACTTCACCACCGATGGCCAATTGCGCGGCAACCACTTTGCCTACACACTCATCGAGCGCTTCAACCGCCTTAACTGCTGCGTCGAAAATACCGCTGTGGCCAACCATATCGCCGTTGGCGTAGTTACAAATAATCGCTGCGTACTGTTTGCTATTGATCGCCTCGATCATTTTTTCTGTTACTTCGGCCGCAGACATTTCTGGTTTCAAATCGTAGGTAGCCACTTTCGGTGATGGCACCAAAATGCGATCTTCACCGGCAAATTCTTTTTCTTCGCCACCAGACAAGAAATATGTCACGTGCGGATATTTTTCAGTTTCAGCAATACGCAATTGTTTCAAGCCAAGACCTGCAATGTATTCACCAAAGCTGTTTTTCACTTTTTCTTTGGTGTAGGCCACTGGGTGGCTGTAGGCCGAACCGTAATCAGTTGCTGAGCAGAAGAAAGCCAATTTTGGCTGACGCTGAGGATGCTCAAAGCCTTTGAACTCAGCTGAAGTCAACGCTGTCGTCAATTGGCGCGCACGGTCGGCACGGAAATTCATAAAGATCACCGCGTCACCGTCTTCCATGCGAGTTGGTGTGCCGATGACGGTGGCTGAAACGAACTCGTCGTTTTCGTCGCGTGTATAAGCGTCTTTCAGGCCTTCAAGCGCCGTGGCTGCGCTGTAGAGACCTACACCGTCAACAACGAGCTTATACGCAGGTTCAACTCGTTCCCAACGTGTATCGCGGTCCATCGCCCAGTAACGGCCAACGATGCCGACGATTTTGGCGCTGTTTGCATCACAGACAGTTTGTAGTCGTTGCAAATAGACTTCGGCGCTACGTGGCGGGGTGTCACGACCATCGAGGAAGGCGTGTACACGGATATCGCTGACGCCCGCTTTGGCTGCGGCTTCAATCAGGCCAAACACGTGGTTTTCATGGCAGTGTACGCCTCCATCTGACATCAAACCCATGATATGCAGCGCTTTGCCGCTGGCTTTAACCGTATCGATGGCTTGTTTGAATACTGGATTATCACCGATGGTTTTATCGGCTACATCGCAATCGATGCGGCTGATGTCTTGCTGAACGATACGGCCCGCGCCGATGTTCAAGTGGCCCACTTCTGAGTTGCCAAACTGACCTGCTGGCAAGCCGACAAATTGCTCAGAAGCATTAATCGTCGTGAACGGATATTGGCTGAACAAGCGATCGAAATGATGTTTACGCGCGTGCAAAATGGCATTGTCATCGCCACCGGTGCGGTAGCCAAAGCCGTCAAGAATAAGAAGAAGTACGGGAGTGATTTGTTGTGGCATGACAAAGTCCTATGAAGATTCGCTTGCAACTTGCTAAAATATTTGCAGTCTGCGGTTGCGAATAGATTTCAAACACGGTTAGTATTCTAACTCAAGCTGATGTTAGATCGTCGCAATTTGGCATAATGCTGATTCGGCTCAAGCCTACAGCCCAAAAAATAAATAAAAGAAACTCCAAAATGATTGAATCAATTGAAGAGATGGATGATGAGCACATCGACCAAGCGTCACGGGCGATGAAAGCAATGTCTCACCCTTTACGTTTGAAGATTTTATGTGTGCTGGCCGATCAAGAGGTGAGTGTGCAGGATATCGTTGAGCGCGTAGGCACAACCCAATCGAATATTTCACAGCATTTAGCACTAATGCGAGAGAAAGGCGTATTAAGAACGCGCAAAGATGCTAATCGCGTGTATTACCGCGTGGGCGATATTCGCACGCTGGTCGTGGTGGCGATGATGCGCGACGTGTTCTGCGGTTTCTAGATTCTGTTTTTAAAGCATAAAAAATACGCCCTACGGGGCGTATTTTTTTATTTGCGCTTCCATTTCAGCTTTTGTGATCTTTCCCACATGTTTGCTCACTTGCTGGCCTTTGGCGTCAAAAAACACGGTAAATGGCAGCCCCCCCAAATTATTGCCTTGGCTGCGCATTAAATTCATCGCGCTATTGCCACCGATTAAAATCGGATAATTGACGCCAATTTGTTTGGCAAATTGTGCCGATGGTGCAGGCTCATCGATGGCAATCCCGATAAATTGCACCTTTTTGCCATATTGCTTTTGCAGCGCAATCATTTCAGGCATTTCGACGCGGCACGGCCCGCACCACGTGGCCCAATAATTCACAATCACCATTTTGCCTTGCCATTGTTTCATCGCCTGAGCTTTACCTTGTGGATCGGGAAAACTCATTGACCAGATCGAATCTACCGCCCAAACGTTCACGCTAAGGCAGAGCAGGGCGCTAGCAAGCAGTCGTTTCATTGTTCCAAGCCTCGTAGTGTGGCGATAAATTGTTCGGGCCCTTGAAAGCCGATAACACGCTGCTTAAGCTCCGCACCGTCGTTAGCATAGAAAATCAAGGCGGGTGGCCCATACAGCTTGTAACGTGCCAGCAGGGCGGCATCCTCAGCGCTATTGGCGGTGACGTCGACACGGATCAATTTGTAGTCTTTTAACGCGGCTTGTACCGCTGGCTGGCTCAGCGTTTTACGCTCAAACTCGATGCAGCTCACGCACCAATCGGCGTAAAAATCGACCATCACGCGTTGGCCTTTGGCGGCGGCTAAGGCTTGATCAAGCGCGCTATTGCTTTTCACTGTTTCAAATGCCAATTCGCTGTGATTATTAATACCCAGGAGGGGTTCCCATAGTGGACGCGATACCCAGATTGCCATAGCGAGCAATACTATGCCAAAAACGATTTTGACGCCTTTCATCACTTTGCCTGAAATTTTAGGCAGCACGGTTGAGCCAAAAGCGCCAATTGCCAGCAATGGTACGCCCAGCCCTAAGGCCATACTGTACAGCGCAGCCCCGCCTAGCCATAAGTCGCCAGTCTGACCAATGTAGGCCAGTGCAGCCGCGAGCGGCGGTGCAATACACGGGCCGATAATCAACGCCGATAAGAGCCCCATTAGCAGCACTGATGTCCATTTGCCGCCGGGAAGCTTCATGCTCGCTTCATTGAGCTTACTTTGCAGCGCGCTGGGCAGTTGAAAGTTAAATAGGCCAAACATCGACAAGGCCATCGCCACAAAAAACAGCGCAAACAGCGCAATCACCCAAGGCTGCTGCAAAGCGACGACCAGCAGTGTGCCCGTTGCAGCGGCGGCCACCCCAATCGCGGTATACGAAATCGCCATGCCTTGCACATACACAAAGGTCAGGCTAAACGCGTGCCAGCGCCGCGCTGCTTTTTGCCCGATCACAATGCCAGATACGATGGGAATGAGTGGGTACATGCAAGCAGTGAGCGCGAGGCCAATACCGGCGACAAAGAAAATCGCGAGGGTACTAAAAAAACTACCCCCGAAAAATTGTTCTTCGGGGGTGTTGTCGTTAGCGCCGAAAAGCTGCTTTAGGGCGGGAATTTTGGTATCCCCCAGCTTCATCGTCTGGGTTTGCGGCGGGTAACAGATGCCAGCCTCCGCACAGCCTTGGAATTTCAGCGTAATCGCTTGCTGCGCCGAGATCGGCTGCTTGCTATTGATGCGAACAATTAATTGGTCGTGAAAAACAGCTACTTTGCCAAAGCTAGGGTCGTTTTTAATTTCGCCTTTGGGCATTTCAACTTTAAGGTCTAAGCCTTGCGCTGACACACTGATTCGGTCGCGGTACAAATAATATTTAGGGGCGATGGCAAAGCGCACCTCAACCGTGTTGTCATCAATTTGCACTAAGTTGGGTTTGAAGGCCTTTTCTGGCGGTAAAAAATCCGCACTAGCCCAAGCGGCTATTGAAAAAAAGCACATCAGCAAGCAAGTAATAAAGCGCGACATCATTTGGTACTACCTTGTTCAGAGCTGCGTGTTTCTTGAGCTATCCAAGTAAGGTAACTCGGGCTGCCCGCCATGATGGGGAGGGCAATGATTTCGGGTACGTCGTAAGGATGGTGCTCAAGCAGCCAAGTTTCAAGCTTTGGATACGCCGCAAGCGTGGTTTTTATCATTAGCGGAACTTCTTGTGCGGTTTCGATTCCACCATTCCAGTGGTACGTAGACTTTACCGTTCCCATTTGGTTCACACAAGCGGCTAAGCGAGCGTTAATAATGCCGTTGGCCAGCGCTGTGGCGCTGGTCTCATTGGGGCAATTGCACCATACTACGATCGACTGTTGGAATGTGTTCATGGTTGAGGATTTTTCATGCCGTATTTAGTTTTTGCCTGTTTCTTGGCGTATCCGTTTATCGAGATCATGTCACTGATTTGGCTCTCTGACGCGATTGGTACGTTTCCGATGTTACTTGTCGTGCTATTGAGCTTTGGTCTGGGCGTTATGATGTTGCGCCATCAGCGTTTAGGCATTGGTCTAACCTTAATGAATGACTTACGGAGTGGTCGCCTAGGGTTACATAGCCTATTTAGTGTGGCGCGTTATTATATTGCCGCCGTTTTATTTATTATCCCTGGTTTGCTTGGTGATGTTA from Chitinibacter sp. SCUT-21 encodes the following:
- the dsbD gene encoding protein-disulfide reductase DsbD, translated to MMSRFITCLLMCFFSIAAWASADFLPPEKAFKPNLVQIDDNTVEVRFAIAPKYYLYRDRISVSAQGLDLKVEMPKGEIKNDPSFGKVAVFHDQLIVRINSKQPISAQQAITLKFQGCAEAGICYPPQTQTMKLGDTKIPALKQLFGANDNTPEEQFFGGSFFSTLAIFFVAGIGLALTACMYPLIPIVSGIVIGQKAARRWHAFSLTFVYVQGMAISYTAIGVAAAATGTLLVVALQQPWVIALFALFFVAMALSMFGLFNFQLPSALQSKLNEASMKLPGGKWTSVLLMGLLSALIIGPCIAPPLAAALAYIGQTGDLWLGGAALYSMALGLGVPLLAIGAFGSTVLPKISGKVMKGVKIVFGIVLLAMAIWVSRPLWEPLLGINNHSELAFETVKSNSALDQALAAAKGQRVMVDFYADWCVSCIEFERKTLSQPAVQAALKDYKLIRVDVTANSAEDAALLARYKLYGPPALIFYANDGAELKQRVIGFQGPEQFIATLRGLEQ
- a CDS encoding FxsA family protein gives rise to the protein MPYLVFACFLAYPFIEIMSLIWLSDAIGTFPMLLVVLLSFGLGVMMLRHQRLGIGLTLMNDLRSGRLGLHSLFSVARYYIAAVLFIIPGLLGDVIGLILLLPWGKSAPAVSPTGGMPPQDGVIDGEFRRVDPQGNPNPDDTQRRIGS
- a CDS encoding metalloregulator ArsR/SmtB family transcription factor gives rise to the protein MIESIEEMDDEHIDQASRAMKAMSHPLRLKILCVLADQEVSVQDIVERVGTTQSNISQHLALMREKGVLRTRKDANRVYYRVGDIRTLVVVAMMRDVFCGF
- a CDS encoding divalent-cation tolerance protein CutA; translation: MNTFQQSIVVWCNCPNETSATALANGIINARLAACVNQMGTVKSTYHWNGGIETAQEVPLMIKTTLAAYPKLETWLLEHHPYDVPEIIALPIMAGSPSYLTWIAQETRSSEQGSTK
- a CDS encoding TlpA family protein disulfide reductase; its protein translation is MKRLLASALLCLSVNVWAVDSIWSMSFPDPQGKAQAMKQWQGKMVIVNYWATWCGPCRVEMPEMIALQKQYGKKVQFIGIAIDEPAPSAQFAKQIGVNYPILIGGNSAMNLMRSQGNNLGGLPFTVFFDAKGQQVSKHVGKITKAEMEAQIKKYAP
- the gpmI gene encoding 2,3-bisphosphoglycerate-independent phosphoglycerate mutase, with protein sequence MPQQITPVLLLILDGFGYRTGGDDNAILHARKHHFDRLFSQYPFTTINASEQFVGLPAGQFGNSEVGHLNIGAGRIVQQDISRIDCDVADKTIGDNPVFKQAIDTVKASGKALHIMGLMSDGGVHCHENHVFGLIEAAAKAGVSDIRVHAFLDGRDTPPRSAEVYLQRLQTVCDANSAKIVGIVGRYWAMDRDTRWERVEPAYKLVVDGVGLYSAATALEGLKDAYTRDENDEFVSATVIGTPTRMEDGDAVIFMNFRADRARQLTTALTSAEFKGFEHPQRQPKLAFFCSATDYGSAYSHPVAYTKEKVKNSFGEYIAGLGLKQLRIAETEKYPHVTYFLSGGEEKEFAGEDRILVPSPKVATYDLKPEMSAAEVTEKMIEAINSKQYAAIICNYANGDMVGHSGIFDAAVKAVEALDECVGKVVAAQLAIGGEVLITADHGNCEMMYDKNSGQPHTQHTTDLVPFCYVGRPARLSPGGALKDIAPSLLAMMGLPQPSEMTGQSLINFL